AATGTGCCATTGGAGGGTCCTCCTGATTAATTTAAAGTGCTAGCGGAAAGAACAGAGCAACTCTTGCTGGAGTAGGAAATGGGGTTATTACTGACTGAAGCATTTATAAAGGATTTTACTAGCATTAATAAAGTCATTAGCTACAACCTGAAACAAACTCATTGCTCATTAGAAAGTGGTACCAAAAACTGTATTGTGGCTGTTGGAACATTTAACGATGAATCTTTATACACTCCCATCTATTATATACATCATCAGGTCATAATTGTACAAACCCCTGTTGGTCAAAGATTCCAGCTAATTTCCTGTAATCATAGGTTACTAtaaatctacaaaaaaaaaggtgttctCAGCTAAATAATAAACCATGTTTTCTTCTCATACCTGCATCATTCTTTCATTACAGTTTAATGGAGAGCCACACTCCTACACGCGTTTCAACCTGACCCAGAACATGGAAGGCGATAACAGCCAGGTGGAGATGAAGCTGTCGTCCGACATGGATGAGGAGGTCGGGGAAAACGGTGTGGGAGACAACCACAATCACAACTCCAACCGTAAGCCCTACGTGGCTCAAAAGCTTGGACGCACACCGAAGAACCTCTGCTTCATGGCCGCCGCTACCCTCCTCATCTTTATTATCGGTAAGAGtggggcaagacactgaaccccgaattgctcCCTCTCTGAGCAACACAGACTAAGGCAACCTTTTATATCTAGAAGTCAGGCTTTGGCATGTAGTAGTTGATACAATGAAATATAATTTACTGGATGTGTCGAAGTTTCTCGGGCAGTGAAAGGTATACGTAATGTACAGTACTGTCATAGTCACTTAGTGGTATAGCATTTCAAAATGCTGACTGTGTGGTTTAGGCTGTAACTTGATGCCTTTAGTTTGTCCTTGGATGTGTACTGCACTTTCCTCTGTCAGTACAGTTGTTTCTCTCTATCCCTTGTTCCTCATTTGAAGCCACTGCTACTTTCAGGGTACTTGATTGGCTACCTGGTTCATCGGAAGAAGGACTTGGCTCCCACCTGTGCAGCCTCCGTGGTTCGTTTTGATGAAGCTGTTGCCCATGAGACGGGTGCTGCATCCCTCATGGACTGGGACGATGTCAAAAAGCTCCTCGCTCAAAAAGTCACTGCTGCAAATTTTGAACCCGTCTTTCGGTAAATATAAAACCCACATTGTAGTGAGGCAaaatttctttttctattacaaTTTTAAAAGCGAGTCATTGTTTCCTCCTATCCTAGTGAGTTTTCCAGTGCCAACCACCGGGCTGGTTCTCCAGATGATGATGCTCTGGCGAACAAGGTGATCAATAAGTTTAAAGAGTATGGCATGAAAAGCTGGACCGATGAGCACTTTGTTAAGGTTCAGGACCCCCCAGCTTCTGGCTCCAACAGAGTTGTTTTCAAGAACGGGAGTGCTATGCATCCAGAGGGATTCCTGTCCTACAGTGCCACTGGAGAAGTAACGGTAATCTGAGTTTAATTAAGTAAAtcaatttttgttgttgaattaaGTAGAAACAAAATgctgtaaatgtatgtatttttttgttccaGGGTGCTGCCTTGTATGCATATTACGGGCAGGAAAGCGACTTGAAGTTGCTGCGGGACAAGAGCATCAACCTGACTGGCAGGGTCTTGCTGGTCAAAGCTGGTAGGATCAGCTTAGCTGAGAAGGTGGGTGGCTTTTAGAAAGAAATTCAATAGGACtaatattactgtaaatgttctcttttttttcttcacaccaagGAATTTTGCATTTAGGGATTTCCATGACCTTGTTTCCTTTTTGCTTACAGGTAGCAAATGCTGCCAACATGGGGGCCGCTGCTGTGTTGATCTACCCAGAAACTGATTACTTGATTTTAGACACAACTCAGCTCTTTGGACATGTAAGTGTGGACAGTTTTTAGAAGCAGAATATTGGAAGATGAAACCCACTGGATAGACATATGGTACATATTTTGTTTAGTGTATTGATGCTATTAAATGCATCAAGCAACTTGTAAGACACCTATTGGTTCCCTGCTTAGTTTGTATTTTGTGCTCCAAGCCTTTTTATAAGAGCATGTAGGGTGATTCCCCCCTTGATAATCTTGGTTGTTAGAGTTTAGAAAtcaataagtttttttttcatattttttttttaatttagaagCTGGAGGGTAAGGCTCCAGGCTGCTGAAAAGACTACTCGGGAACACAAAAGCATTCAAAATGTCACTATCAACTCTGTAAAACATCTCTTTCCATCTAACCATCTCCTGGCCGCTTCCCACAGGTCCACATGGGTTCAGGGGATCCCTACACCCCAGGCTTCCCCTCCTTCAACCACACCCAGTTTCCACCTGTCCAGTCTTCAGGCCTCCCAAAAATCTTGGCTCAGACCATCACAGCAAGCATGGCTAACGGCATTCTGAGGTAAGGCTCCCACATGCTGTAAACCACCTGAAACAATGCACTTGTATATTAAATATTTCTCTTGCACAGTGATTGTCTACTACAGTTGACTCAGTGGTAGCTTGCATAGCGTTAATATTTATTGTCTGCATCCGACAGGCAGCTCGGAGGTCAGGATGTGCCGGCAGGGTGGGGAGGCCTCCTCAAACTGGGAGAAGAGAGCGATTTTATTACTGTGGAGGTCAACAACATTCTTACTgagaaaaagataaataatgTCTTTGGGGTGATCAAAGGCTTTGTGGATGCAGGTACAATGAGACGTTTCTTTAACATCAGAAATGGACTGTGATCTGTGTTCTGAAAAAAGATAATGAGggatgtcctttttttttttttaaactgtagaTCGATATGTGGTTATCGGCGCCCAGAGGGATGCATGGGGTCCAGGTTTTGCTGCGTCTACCGTCGGCACCAGCGTCCTTGTTGAGCTTGCACGTTCCATTTCAGACATGGTGAAGAATGGTAAGTCTCAGTGGCAGCTGATGTttagtttttaatgtaaaattgtGACTTAAATAACATTGATGGAATGGATATCAGAATGGACTTAATATTAGATCCTACCTGATGATAGTCATGGAGCAGCTGAAGAAAGTGGTCAAAGGATATGCAAAGTCAAAATCTGAGAATTATCAATTAAGCGAGGGCACTGCTCTTTTTGTAAATGTGCATTTGTTATCTGCTTGACAGATGGATTCAAACCAAGGAGAAGCATTGTGTTTGCTAGCTGGAGTGCCGGAGAATATGGGAGTGTTGGCGCCACCGAGTGGTTGGAGGTGAGAATTGCACAATGAATTTTGTACTAATGGGTTTTCCCTACTGCATTTTTCTTGATCAGCTTTTATGCTGTAACAATACGGATTGGTGTTAGTACTCTTCCttcattttgttgtattttttatttttctatatcCAGGGTTATGTTTCCTCTCTGAGCATGAAAGCATTCTCCTACATCAACCTGGATGGAGTTGTAACAGGTATTTACTTGGGTGTCTAGGCTATTAAATATTTAACAGCTTCCCATACCTACAATCGCGCATGTGAATGACTATAATTCTTCTTTTCCAGGTCAGAAAGGATTTAAAGTGGCAGCCAGTCCCTTGATGCACAGCCTGATTGCGAGCACTCTGAACGAGGTAAAATCCACAGCTGTAGGGCTTCTCATAGACTCAGAATCAGACTTTTAATACAAGCCTGCAGTGTTGTCATTAGTTAAGtactttttatcaatttttttgtgaatgttaaGATGTACTGTAACGTACGTATGCAATTGTCCTCTCCTCAGGTGAACTTCCCAAACAATGCTGGGACTCTCTCTTCTCGATTTGTGAAGGGCAACTTTGAATCAAATGTGTAAGTGTGACCAGGCTGTTGGTCCAGTCACATCCAGTGTCTAGTCAGTGTTTATACATCACCATGGCATCCAAGCTGTTCTCGCTAGTATCACATCCGCAGCTGGAATGTATAGGATAGCTGTCATTCTCATGTTTACTACTATTCTTTTTCCAAATATTCACCTACATCAGGATAAAGCACAGCTAAAGCTCCATTTTACATGTGTTTATTATCCAGGTTGGTGCCTATGAAGTTGGATAATGCTGCATATCCTTTCCTTGCCTTTTCTGGCATTCCCTCAGTCTCATTTGGATTCACCTCTGATAACCAAGTAAGTCATCCTGTCGTACTACATTAATCTTTTGGAGCCAGTGGCCATAGCCCAGGGGAACCTTGTACATTGAGCCATTACGTTAAAGTTTGGTTCATCCTGGGATGCATCTTTCCTAACTGTAATTCTCAAAAGATCTTGCTTTTCTCTCTCAGTACTACAAGTTATTTGGCACAAAGCTGGACACCCAGGAGAAACTGAACTTGGCCACAGACAACCAGGTGTCTCAGCTGGCTGAAATGGCGACCCGGTTCGCTGGTCATATGGCGCTGAGGCTGGTGCATGACCATCTGCTGCGGATGGACGTGATGAAGTACGACAAGATTATACGTCTTCGCGTGGCTCAGATCAACATGAAAGTCAATGCTGTTCAGAGAGTGAGTGTCCCGttgtttttttgctgacttGGATTGAACTTTCCAAACCGTTACCTTTTTAAAGAGTCTGCATTTCCATGCCATGTCTGTCTGCATAGTGAAAAATAATCAA
This is a stretch of genomic DNA from Sander vitreus isolate 19-12246 chromosome 12, sanVit1, whole genome shotgun sequence. It encodes these proteins:
- the LOC144526868 gene encoding transferrin receptor protein 1-like, whose translation is MDQARSTISKIFNGEPHSYTRFNLTQNMEGDNSQVEMKLSSDMDEEVGENGVGDNHNHNSNRKPYVAQKLGRTPKNLCFMAAATLLIFIIGYLIGYLVHRKKDLAPTCAASVVRFDEAVAHETGAASLMDWDDVKKLLAQKVTAANFEPVFREFSSANHRAGSPDDDALANKVINKFKEYGMKSWTDEHFVKVQDPPASGSNRVVFKNGSAMHPEGFLSYSATGEVTGAALYAYYGQESDLKLLRDKSINLTGRVLLVKAGRISLAEKVANAANMGAAAVLIYPETDYLILDTTQLFGHVHMGSGDPYTPGFPSFNHTQFPPVQSSGLPKILAQTITASMANGILRQLGGQDVPAGWGGLLKLGEESDFITVEVNNILTEKKINNVFGVIKGFVDADRYVVIGAQRDAWGPGFAASTVGTSVLVELARSISDMVKNDGFKPRRSIVFASWSAGEYGSVGATEWLEGYVSSLSMKAFSYINLDGVVTGQKGFKVAASPLMHSLIASTLNEVNFPNNAGTLSSRFVKGNFESNVLVPMKLDNAAYPFLAFSGIPSVSFGFTSDNQYYKLFGTKLDTQEKLNLATDNQVSQLAEMATRFAGHMALRLVHDHLLRMDVMKYDKIIRLRVAQINMKVNAVQRMQPKLLPKDLTMQWLFSASGSYSRASRNLVADIQNSDLEDIEMCRIINDRIMAVERNLLSPFVSPRENPFRHILVGSGSHSLKALSDHLEALRIDNPEADTDLFRNQFALATWTIQGCANSLAGDVWSLDNEI